One Nonomuraea angiospora DNA segment encodes these proteins:
- a CDS encoding DUF4190 domain-containing protein, whose protein sequence is MSYGDQGSGGGYGAQPPGGGYGQQPPSGGGGYGQQPPSYGGGYGQQPPTGGGGYGQQPPSGGGGYGQQPPSGGGGYGQQPGYGQGGYGEQPPSYPQEQLGYGQQPPSGGGYGQQPPSYGQQGYGYGMPPQQPRSTNGMAVASLVLGIIGLIFCGLTSIPGVILGHIALNRIKKSGEEGSGMAIGGLVTSYITVVIWVLCWIIFGGLILSMIGLSAAATSSSYDY, encoded by the coding sequence ATGAGCTACGGGGATCAGGGCAGCGGTGGGGGTTACGGCGCGCAGCCGCCCGGTGGTGGATACGGCCAGCAGCCCCCCAGCGGGGGCGGCGGTTATGGCCAGCAGCCGCCCAGCTACGGGGGCGGGTACGGCCAGCAGCCCCCGACCGGAGGTGGCGGCTACGGCCAGCAGCCCCCGAGCGGGGGTGGCGGCTACGGTCAGCAGCCCCCGAGCGGGGGTGGCGGCTACGGTCAGCAACCCGGTTACGGTCAGGGCGGGTACGGCGAACAGCCGCCCAGCTACCCACAGGAGCAGCTTGGCTACGGTCAGCAGCCCCCGAGTGGCGGTGGCTATGGTCAGCAGCCTCCCAGCTACGGTCAGCAGGGCTACGGCTACGGCATGCCGCCCCAGCAGCCGAGGTCGACCAACGGCATGGCGGTGGCCTCGCTCGTCCTGGGCATCATCGGCCTGATCTTCTGCGGCCTCACCAGCATTCCGGGCGTCATCCTCGGCCACATCGCCCTCAACCGCATCAAGAAGAGCGGGGAGGAAGGCTCCGGCATGGCCATCGGCGGTTTGGTCACGTCCTACATCACCGTCGTGATCTGGGTGCTGTGCTGGATCATCTTCGGCGGTCTCATCCTCTCGATGATCGGGCTCAGCGCCGCCGCCACGTCGTCCTCGTACGACTACTGA
- a CDS encoding Trp biosynthesis-associated membrane protein produces the protein MGHRELWGWLGATVLGCVLVLFGASRAWVRMLEVGVAAPTGGELSPVLTPVALAALAGVVAVLATKGVGRRVVGALVALCGAGAAAGTWTALGGDTVTGWLREQNVLRGAADLPWEVAPLWPAVTAAGAVLVIAGGIVAIVRGGRWAGMSARYDRGADGGADKARAEVKDDRALWDALDRGDDPTDSR, from the coding sequence ATGGGGCACAGAGAGCTGTGGGGCTGGCTGGGGGCGACCGTCCTCGGATGCGTGCTCGTGTTGTTCGGCGCGAGCCGGGCCTGGGTGCGGATGCTGGAGGTGGGCGTGGCCGCGCCCACCGGAGGCGAGCTCAGCCCCGTGCTGACCCCCGTCGCCCTGGCCGCGCTGGCCGGGGTGGTGGCCGTGCTGGCCACCAAGGGTGTAGGACGCCGCGTCGTCGGGGCGCTGGTCGCCCTGTGCGGGGCGGGCGCGGCGGCCGGGACGTGGACGGCGCTCGGCGGCGACACCGTCACCGGCTGGCTGCGCGAGCAGAACGTCCTGCGCGGCGCCGCCGACCTCCCCTGGGAGGTCGCCCCGCTCTGGCCGGCGGTCACGGCCGCCGGAGCGGTCCTGGTGATCGCCGGCGGGATCGTCGCGATCGTGCGCGGCGGCAGGTGGGCGGGCATGTCGGCGCGCTACGACAGGGGAGCCGACGGGGGCGCGGACAAGGCTCGCGCCGAGGTCAAGGACGACCGGGCGCTGTGGGACGCGCTCGACCGCGGCGACGATCCCACCGACTCCCGCTGA
- the trpC gene encoding indole-3-glycerol phosphate synthase TrpC, which translates to MSERTEGPSVLDDILDGVRADLAARQQAVSIDELKRRAERAHAPRDAMAALGGDRISVIAEVKRSSPSKGALAAIADPAALAADYEEGGAHVISVLTERRKFGGSLEDLAAVRARVDIPILRKDFILTSYQLWEARAHGADLALLMVVCLEQEALVSLIERAESIGLTPLVEVHTEEELERAVAAGARVIGINARNLKTLEVDREVFTKLAPKIPDNVIKIAESGVRGPHDLLAYARAGADAVLVGESLVTGKDPRKAVEALVTAGAHPATRPDHSAEG; encoded by the coding sequence GTGAGTGAGCGGACGGAAGGGCCGAGTGTCCTCGACGACATCCTCGACGGGGTGCGCGCCGACCTCGCCGCACGTCAGCAGGCCGTGTCCATTGACGAGCTCAAGCGGCGGGCCGAGCGCGCCCACGCGCCCAGAGACGCCATGGCCGCGCTCGGGGGCGACAGGATCTCGGTGATCGCCGAGGTCAAGCGGTCGAGCCCGTCCAAGGGCGCGCTGGCCGCCATCGCCGACCCGGCCGCGCTGGCGGCCGACTACGAAGAGGGCGGCGCCCACGTCATCAGCGTGCTGACCGAGCGCCGCAAGTTCGGCGGCAGCCTGGAGGACCTGGCGGCGGTGCGCGCCCGGGTCGACATCCCGATCCTGCGTAAAGACTTCATCCTCACCTCCTACCAGCTCTGGGAGGCCCGGGCCCACGGCGCCGACCTGGCGCTGCTGATGGTCGTCTGCCTGGAGCAGGAGGCGCTGGTGTCGCTGATCGAGCGGGCCGAGTCGATCGGGCTCACCCCGCTGGTCGAGGTGCACACCGAGGAGGAGCTCGAGCGGGCGGTCGCCGCCGGCGCCCGGGTCATCGGGATCAACGCGCGCAACCTCAAGACACTCGAGGTCGACCGCGAGGTCTTCACGAAGCTGGCGCCCAAGATCCCCGATAATGTGATCAAGATTGCCGAGTCGGGCGTGCGCGGCCCGCACGACCTGCTCGCCTATGCCAGGGCCGGCGCCGACGCCGTCCTGGTCGGGGAGAGCCTGGTCACCGGCAAGGACCCGCGCAAGGCGGTGGAGGCTCTGGTGACCGCCGGCGCCCATCCAGCGACGCGCCCCGACCACTCAGCAGAGGGATAG
- a CDS encoding glutamine synthetase family protein, which translates to MRDRPSGTKINQLDPNARRILERAELEGIELIRFLYADHGGVIRGKAASRSRLAERLSTGIGHTVAMMAMNMLDQLQDVEHMGPVGEVRIVPDPATYVPLPHAPGAAAMLSDLRLPDGSPWGACARTFLKEAVAELATEGYTLVAAFEPEFTLGRRLPDPAGGPDRLVPLDDSLCYANAGFDTAHDYTIKLIRALETQGLRVEHYHPELGPGQQELSVRHAPALRAADNHVLYRETVRGTAMRMQMWATLAPKPLPDQAGNGAHLHLSLWSDNRNLFAEDGEVRDGFIGGLLAHLPGLTALTCGSVNSFRRLAPRTWSSAYAVYGPDNREAAVRVCSPLGESGEPNLELKPSDSSANPYLALGAVIHAGLDGIRRKLDPGAAVDVDPDTRPGQYTRLPASLDEALDALEADEVLMEALGTLRRSAYLAVKRSEAAAFAAKDVAYELFHHLRVF; encoded by the coding sequence ATGAGAGATCGCCCGAGCGGCACAAAGATCAATCAGCTCGATCCCAACGCGCGGCGGATCCTCGAGCGAGCGGAGCTCGAGGGCATCGAGCTGATCCGTTTTCTGTACGCCGACCACGGTGGTGTGATCCGGGGCAAGGCCGCGTCCCGGTCGAGGTTGGCGGAACGCCTCAGCACGGGCATCGGGCACACGGTGGCCATGATGGCGATGAACATGCTCGACCAGCTCCAGGACGTCGAGCACATGGGTCCGGTGGGCGAGGTACGCATTGTCCCCGACCCCGCCACCTACGTCCCGTTGCCCCATGCTCCGGGCGCGGCGGCGATGCTGTCCGACCTGCGCCTGCCGGACGGCTCGCCCTGGGGGGCCTGCGCGCGCACCTTCCTCAAGGAGGCCGTCGCCGAGCTCGCCACCGAGGGCTACACGCTGGTCGCGGCGTTCGAGCCGGAGTTCACGCTCGGCCGCCGCCTGCCCGACCCGGCGGGCGGCCCCGACCGGCTGGTCCCGCTCGACGACTCGCTGTGCTATGCCAACGCCGGGTTCGACACGGCCCACGACTACACGATCAAGCTCATCCGCGCCCTGGAGACGCAGGGGCTGCGGGTCGAGCACTACCATCCCGAGCTCGGGCCCGGCCAGCAGGAGCTGTCCGTGCGCCACGCACCCGCGCTGCGCGCCGCCGACAACCACGTCCTCTACCGCGAGACCGTGCGCGGCACGGCGATGCGCATGCAGATGTGGGCCACGCTGGCCCCCAAGCCGCTGCCCGACCAGGCGGGCAACGGCGCCCACCTGCACCTGTCCCTGTGGAGCGACAACCGCAATCTCTTCGCCGAGGACGGCGAGGTGCGGGACGGGTTCATCGGCGGCCTGCTGGCCCACCTGCCCGGCCTGACGGCGCTCACCTGCGGGAGCGTCAACAGCTTCCGGCGGCTGGCGCCCCGCACGTGGTCCAGCGCGTACGCCGTCTACGGGCCCGACAACCGCGAGGCCGCGGTACGCGTGTGCTCCCCCCTCGGCGAGAGCGGCGAGCCCAACCTGGAGCTCAAGCCCTCCGACTCCTCCGCCAACCCCTACCTGGCGCTCGGGGCCGTCATCCACGCCGGCCTGGACGGCATCCGGCGCAAGCTGGACCCGGGGGCCGCCGTGGACGTCGACCCGGACACCCGGCCCGGCCAGTACACCCGCCTGCCCGCCTCGCTGGACGAGGCGCTGGACGCGCTGGAGGCCGACGAGGTGCTCATGGAGGCGCTGGGGACGCTGCGGCGCAGCGCGTACCTGGCGGTCAAGCGCTCGGAGGCGGCGGCGTTCGCCGCGAAGGACGTGGCGTACGAGCTGTTCCACCACCTGCGGGTCTTCTGA
- the hisI gene encoding phosphoribosyl-AMP cyclohydrolase — MSLDPKIAARLKRDADGLVAAIAQQYDTGEVLMLAWMNDEALHRTLTTGRATYWSRSRAELWVKGDTSGHVQHVKAVALDCDGDAVLLKVDQVDGACHTGDRTCFDADQLEIPLG; from the coding sequence ATGTCCCTTGACCCCAAGATCGCCGCGCGGTTGAAGCGCGACGCGGACGGCCTCGTCGCCGCCATCGCCCAGCAGTACGACACCGGCGAGGTGCTCATGCTGGCCTGGATGAACGACGAGGCGCTGCATCGGACGCTCACCACCGGCCGGGCCACCTACTGGTCCCGCAGCCGCGCCGAGCTCTGGGTGAAGGGCGACACCTCCGGCCACGTCCAGCACGTCAAGGCGGTGGCGCTCGACTGCGACGGCGACGCCGTCCTGCTCAAGGTCGACCAGGTCGACGGCGCGTGCCACACCGGAGACCGCACGTGCTTCGACGCCGACCAGCTCGAGATCCCGCTCGGATAG
- a CDS encoding CD225/dispanin family protein yields the protein MSYGNQGGGGYGSQPPGGGYGQQPPSGGGHGGGYGQQPPSGGGYGQQPPSGGYGSQPPSGGYGQQPPSGGDFGGGYGQQPPAGGNPPDNYLVAAILTTVFCCFPLGIVSIVKSTQVNSKWQIGDFQGAALASEEAKTWWKRSLIAGIIWWVLVILFCVVMFGLLAASFPSMS from the coding sequence ATGAGTTACGGAAATCAGGGCGGCGGCGGCTACGGATCGCAGCCGCCCGGTGGCGGCTACGGTCAGCAGCCCCCGAGCGGCGGCGGCCACGGTGGCGGTTATGGTCAGCAGCCTCCGAGCGGCGGTGGTTATGGTCAGCAGCCTCCGAGCGGCGGCTACGGGTCGCAGCCGCCGAGTGGCGGCTACGGCCAGCAGCCCCCGAGCGGCGGCGACTTTGGCGGCGGTTACGGCCAGCAGCCTCCCGCCGGGGGCAACCCGCCGGACAACTACCTGGTAGCGGCCATCCTGACCACCGTGTTCTGCTGCTTTCCCCTGGGCATCGTGTCGATCGTCAAGTCCACGCAGGTCAACTCAAAGTGGCAGATCGGCGACTTCCAGGGGGCTGCGCTGGCGAGCGAGGAGGCCAAGACCTGGTGGAAGCGGTCCTTGATCGCCGGCATCATCTGGTGGGTCCTGGTCATCCTCTTCTGCGTCGTGATGTTCGGCCTCCTGGCCGCTAGCTTCCCGAGCATGAGTTAG
- a CDS encoding TIGR03085 family metal-binding protein → MTYARDERSALCDLFDRLGPDAPTLCTGWTTYDLAAHLVLRERRPDAMGGIALKPLAGYTASVQNGLKAKHPFPELVGLAREPGGVYALLPFLDESVNTLELFVHHEDVRRAQPSWEPRELSDDLERLIWKRVSTGARLMLRKAPVGVVLHRLGGGVALGGPRGGARVEVTGRAAELLMFCFGRQRHTRVELTGDPEDVERLRDASLGV, encoded by the coding sequence GTGACCTACGCTCGCGACGAACGCTCCGCGCTCTGCGACCTGTTCGACCGCCTCGGTCCCGACGCCCCCACGCTCTGCACGGGCTGGACCACCTACGACCTGGCCGCCCACCTCGTGCTGCGCGAGCGCAGGCCCGACGCGATGGGCGGCATCGCGCTCAAGCCCCTCGCCGGCTACACCGCCTCGGTGCAGAACGGCCTCAAGGCCAAGCACCCCTTCCCCGAGCTGGTCGGCCTGGCGCGCGAGCCGGGCGGCGTCTACGCGCTGCTGCCCTTCCTCGACGAGTCCGTCAACACGCTGGAGCTCTTCGTCCACCACGAGGACGTCCGCCGCGCCCAGCCGTCATGGGAGCCCCGCGAGCTGTCCGACGACCTCGAGCGGCTCATCTGGAAGCGGGTCTCCACCGGGGCCCGGCTGATGCTGCGCAAGGCGCCGGTGGGCGTGGTGCTGCACCGGCTCGGCGGCGGCGTGGCCCTCGGCGGCCCCCGCGGAGGGGCGCGGGTCGAGGTCACCGGCCGGGCGGCCGAGCTGCTCATGTTCTGCTTCGGGCGGCAGCGGCACACCAGGGTGGAGCTGACCGGCGACCCGGAGGACGTCGAACGGTTGCGCGACGCCTCCCTCGGCGTCTGA
- the trpB gene encoding tryptophan synthase subunit beta encodes MAGNGPLGDDPDVHGKFGIFGGRFVPEALIPALDEVAAVYEKAKNDPEFLREFDHLLRTYAGRPTTLTDVPRFSEQAGGARIVLKREDLTHTGAHKINNVLGQALLTKRLGKKRVIAETGAGQHGVATATAAALLGLECVIYMGAVDCERQALNVARMKLLGATVVPVTNGSQTLKDAINEAFRDWVTNVDSTHYLFGTIAGPHPFPEIVRDFARIIGVEARRQIQELTGGLPDAVCAAVGGGSNAIGIFHAFLGDEGVQLHGYEAAGRGLESGEHALTLTAGSIGVLHGSRTYVLQDDEGQTIESHSISAGLDYPGVGPEHAWLKDSGRATYHGVTDDAAMAAFSLLARTEGIIPAIESSHALAGALELGRELGPEATILVNLSGRGDKDMGTAMKYFNL; translated from the coding sequence CTGGCGGGCAACGGCCCGCTCGGCGACGACCCCGACGTGCACGGCAAGTTCGGCATCTTCGGCGGCCGGTTCGTCCCCGAGGCGCTCATCCCGGCGCTCGACGAGGTGGCCGCGGTCTACGAGAAGGCCAAGAACGACCCGGAGTTCCTGCGGGAGTTCGACCATCTGCTGCGCACGTACGCGGGCCGGCCGACCACGCTGACCGACGTGCCGCGCTTCAGCGAGCAGGCCGGCGGCGCCAGGATCGTGCTCAAGCGTGAGGACCTCACCCACACCGGCGCTCACAAGATCAACAACGTGCTCGGCCAGGCCCTGCTGACCAAGCGGCTGGGCAAGAAGCGCGTGATCGCCGAGACCGGCGCGGGCCAGCACGGCGTGGCCACCGCCACCGCGGCCGCCCTGCTCGGCCTGGAGTGCGTGATCTACATGGGCGCGGTCGACTGCGAGCGCCAGGCGCTCAACGTCGCCAGGATGAAGCTGCTCGGCGCCACCGTGGTGCCGGTGACCAACGGCTCCCAGACGCTGAAGGACGCCATCAACGAGGCCTTCCGCGACTGGGTGACCAACGTCGACTCCACCCACTACCTGTTCGGCACGATCGCGGGGCCGCACCCGTTCCCCGAGATCGTGCGCGACTTCGCGCGCATCATCGGCGTCGAGGCCCGCCGCCAGATCCAGGAGCTGACCGGCGGCCTGCCCGACGCGGTGTGCGCGGCGGTCGGCGGCGGCAGCAACGCGATCGGCATCTTCCACGCGTTCCTCGGCGACGAGGGCGTCCAGCTGCACGGCTACGAGGCCGCCGGGCGCGGCCTGGAGTCCGGCGAGCACGCGCTCACGCTGACCGCCGGCTCGATCGGCGTGCTGCACGGCTCGCGCACCTACGTGCTGCAGGACGACGAGGGCCAGACCATCGAGTCCCACTCGATCTCGGCCGGGCTCGACTACCCGGGCGTCGGCCCCGAGCACGCCTGGCTGAAGGACTCGGGCCGCGCCACCTACCACGGCGTCACCGACGACGCGGCGATGGCCGCGTTCTCGCTGCTGGCCAGGACCGAGGGCATCATCCCGGCCATCGAGTCCTCTCACGCCCTGGCGGGCGCGCTGGAGCTGGGCCGCGAGCTCGGCCCCGAGGCGACCATCCTGGTCAACCTCTCCGGCCGAGGCGACAAAGACATGGGCACGGCGATGAAATACTTCAACCTCTGA
- a CDS encoding DUF2752 domain-containing protein, producing the protein MSIATTERRGAARLKDLLAPLGVAGATGAVFAFVGVVDPNQPGHYPTCPFLWMTGLYCPGCGTLRTIHALAHLDPATALGMNPLAVAMMPFLLFWWGRWVVRAWQGRPRRTTLAHPAWLWAFLAIVMVYWVVRNLPFGAFLAP; encoded by the coding sequence ATGAGCATCGCAACAACCGAGCGGCGCGGCGCGGCACGTCTCAAGGACCTGCTCGCGCCGCTCGGTGTTGCGGGCGCGACGGGCGCCGTGTTCGCGTTCGTCGGGGTGGTTGACCCCAACCAGCCGGGCCACTACCCGACCTGCCCGTTCCTGTGGATGACCGGCCTCTACTGCCCGGGCTGCGGCACGCTGCGCACCATTCACGCGCTCGCCCACCTCGACCCGGCCACCGCGCTCGGGATGAACCCTCTCGCCGTGGCCATGATGCCGTTCCTGCTGTTCTGGTGGGGCAGATGGGTCGTACGCGCCTGGCAGGGCAGGCCGAGACGCACCACGCTCGCCCATCCGGCGTGGCTGTGGGCGTTCCTCGCCATCGTCATGGTCTACTGGGTCGTCCGTAACCTGCCGTTCGGGGCGTTCCTCGCTCCGTAG
- a CDS encoding ABC transporter ATP-binding protein: protein MRQGLRVLGVAIHTEKAVFALAVLASAVYGGMTVASAWALGWATQNVVLPAFGSGRVASGALWTGVLLIVGTALLKAVGVAGRRILAGVMQYRMQARSRRDVTKQYLRLPLSWHHQHPTGQLLSNASADAEAAWAPLAPLPMAVGVIVMLFTAAIAMLFTDLVLALVGFLIFPAIAVLNLIYQRKLSPLATRAQQLRAEVSEIAHESFDGALVVKTLGREELETDRFRRRAHELRDANIAVGRVRGLFDPLLEALPTLGVLAVLAVGAGRLSAGAIDSGDLVQVAYLFTLLSFPIRALGWVLAELPRSVVGWQRVQAVLEATGSMEYGGTAAPAASTPAALEVSGVSYAYGEAQVLHDVTFDVPAGRTVALVGPTGSGKSTLVQLLVRLVDPGTGQVLLDGVDLRELAYGGIAESVALVPQQTFLFDDSVRGNVALGVEAGDEDVWAALRLAQADGFVARLADGLDTRVGERGATLSGGQRQRLALARAVVRRPRLLILDDATSSVDPQVEARILYGLRDAAESSTVVVVAYRLATIALADEVVFLDHGRVVDRGTHEELLERCEGYRNLVTAYEREEAERAAIDLQAEEEEGVSA, encoded by the coding sequence ATGCGTCAAGGGCTGCGTGTCCTTGGGGTGGCCATTCACACGGAGAAGGCGGTGTTCGCGCTGGCGGTGCTGGCCAGCGCGGTCTATGGCGGCATGACCGTCGCGTCCGCGTGGGCGCTGGGCTGGGCGACCCAGAACGTGGTGCTGCCGGCCTTCGGGTCCGGCCGCGTCGCCTCGGGGGCGCTCTGGACGGGAGTGCTCCTCATCGTCGGGACGGCGCTGCTCAAGGCGGTCGGCGTGGCCGGGCGCCGCATCCTGGCGGGGGTCATGCAGTACCGCATGCAGGCCAGGTCGCGCAGGGACGTGACCAAGCAGTACCTGAGGCTGCCACTGTCCTGGCACCACCAGCACCCGACCGGGCAGCTCCTGTCGAACGCCAGCGCCGACGCCGAGGCCGCCTGGGCACCGCTCGCGCCGTTGCCGATGGCCGTGGGCGTGATCGTCATGCTGTTCACCGCGGCGATCGCGATGCTGTTCACGGATCTCGTGCTCGCGCTGGTGGGCTTCTTGATTTTTCCTGCTATCGCCGTACTTAACCTGATTTATCAGCGCAAGCTCAGCCCGCTGGCCACCCGCGCGCAGCAGCTGCGGGCCGAGGTCAGCGAGATCGCGCACGAGAGCTTCGACGGCGCGCTCGTCGTCAAGACGCTCGGCCGGGAGGAGCTGGAGACCGACCGGTTCCGTCGCCGCGCCCACGAGCTGCGCGACGCCAACATCGCGGTCGGCCGCGTGCGCGGGCTGTTCGACCCGCTGCTGGAGGCGCTGCCCACGCTCGGCGTGCTCGCGGTGCTCGCCGTCGGCGCGGGACGGCTGTCCGCCGGCGCGATCGACTCCGGCGACCTGGTGCAGGTGGCGTACCTGTTCACGCTGCTGTCCTTCCCGATCAGGGCGCTCGGCTGGGTGCTGGCCGAGCTGCCGCGCAGCGTCGTCGGCTGGCAGCGGGTGCAGGCCGTGCTGGAGGCCACCGGCTCCATGGAGTACGGCGGCACGGCCGCCCCGGCCGCCTCCACCCCCGCCGCGCTGGAGGTCTCCGGCGTCTCCTACGCCTACGGCGAGGCCCAGGTGCTCCACGACGTCACCTTCGACGTGCCCGCCGGCCGTACCGTCGCCCTGGTCGGGCCCACCGGCTCGGGCAAGTCCACGCTCGTGCAGCTGCTCGTCCGGCTCGTGGACCCCGGCACGGGACAGGTGCTGCTCGACGGCGTGGACCTGCGCGAGCTGGCCTACGGCGGCATCGCCGAGTCGGTGGCGCTGGTGCCGCAGCAGACGTTCCTGTTCGACGACAGCGTGCGCGGCAACGTCGCGCTCGGCGTGGAGGCAGGCGACGAGGACGTGTGGGCCGCCCTGCGGCTGGCCCAGGCCGACGGGTTCGTGGCCAGGCTCGCCGACGGGCTCGACACCCGGGTCGGCGAGCGCGGCGCGACGCTGTCCGGCGGCCAGCGCCAGCGCCTCGCGCTGGCCCGCGCGGTCGTGCGCCGGCCCCGCCTGCTCATCCTCGACGACGCCACCTCCAGCGTGGACCCGCAGGTCGAGGCCAGGATCCTGTACGGGCTGCGGGACGCGGCCGAGTCCTCGACCGTCGTGGTCGTCGCCTACCGGCTGGCCACGATCGCCCTGGCCGACGAGGTGGTCTTCCTCGACCACGGCCGGGTCGTGGACCGGGGCACGCACGAGGAGCTGCTGGAGCGCTGCGAGGGCTACCGCAACCTGGTGACCGCCTACGAGCGCGAGGAAGCCGAGCGCGCCGCCATCGACCTGCAGGCAGAAGAGGAAGAAGGGGTCAGCGCATGA
- a CDS encoding ABC transporter ATP-binding protein encodes MTAQSIQGNSERSALATLRQGLSLTPEFRKGLAGTLALAVIATIGKIIVPIAVQQTIDTGLKGGSPDIPYITKAVLICAAAVLLTALAAYVMNVRLYKATESSLATLRVRGFRHVHDLSVLTQNTERRGSLVSRVTNDIDQISAFMQWGGLMIIVAFGQLFVATVLMFVYSWQLTLLVWACFIPLMIALPRFQRLLSRAYTIVRERTGDMLAAVSESVVGATVIRAYASEHRTAERIDTAVDANRRAQIRAQTIVGFVFPLTEIVAAVAIGAIVLLGVRLGLSGDITQGQLVAFLFLVTLFVSPLQTATEVLNEAQNAIAGWRRILGVLDTPADVADPGERGVTLPRGPISVAFENVHFSYPGGAPVLREVTVDIPPRSRVAVVGETGSGKTTFAKLLTRLMDPAGGRVTVDGHDLRDVRFSSLRERIVMVPQDGFLFDGTLEENIRYGRPSATVEEIRLAMTELGLADWVEGLPAGLDTPVGQRGESLSAGERQLVALARAYLADPDLLLLDEATSAVDPATEVRLARALEGVTRGRTAVSIAHRLSTAENADEVLVFDAGRLVQRGPHAELVGEPGVYADLHASWVSAARS; translated from the coding sequence ATGACGGCGCAGAGCATCCAGGGCAACTCTGAACGTTCCGCGCTGGCCACGCTCCGGCAGGGCCTCTCGCTCACCCCCGAGTTCCGCAAGGGGCTGGCGGGCACGCTGGCGCTGGCCGTCATCGCGACCATCGGCAAGATCATCGTGCCGATCGCGGTCCAGCAGACGATCGACACGGGGCTCAAGGGCGGCTCGCCGGACATTCCGTACATCACCAAGGCCGTTCTCATCTGTGCGGCCGCGGTGCTGCTCACGGCCCTGGCCGCGTACGTCATGAACGTCCGCCTCTACAAGGCCACCGAGTCGTCCCTGGCGACCCTGCGCGTGCGCGGCTTCCGCCACGTCCACGACCTGTCGGTGCTCACCCAGAACACCGAGCGGCGCGGCTCCCTGGTCTCGCGCGTCACCAACGACATCGACCAGATCAGCGCGTTCATGCAGTGGGGCGGGCTGATGATCATCGTGGCGTTCGGGCAGCTGTTCGTGGCGACCGTGCTCATGTTCGTCTACTCCTGGCAGCTCACCCTGCTCGTCTGGGCGTGCTTCATCCCGCTGATGATCGCGCTGCCGCGCTTCCAGCGGCTGCTGTCGCGGGCGTACACGATCGTGCGCGAGCGCACCGGCGACATGCTGGCGGCGGTCAGCGAGTCCGTCGTCGGCGCCACCGTCATCAGGGCGTACGCCTCCGAGCACCGCACCGCCGAGCGCATCGACACGGCCGTCGACGCCAACCGGCGCGCCCAGATCAGGGCGCAGACCATCGTCGGCTTCGTCTTCCCCCTGACCGAGATCGTGGCCGCCGTCGCCATCGGCGCGATCGTGCTGCTCGGCGTGCGGCTCGGCCTGTCGGGCGACATCACGCAGGGGCAGCTGGTGGCGTTCCTGTTCCTGGTCACCCTGTTCGTCTCGCCGCTGCAGACGGCCACCGAGGTGCTGAACGAGGCCCAGAACGCCATCGCCGGCTGGCGCCGCATCCTGGGCGTGCTCGACACGCCGGCCGACGTGGCCGACCCCGGCGAGCGGGGCGTGACGCTGCCCCGCGGCCCCATCTCGGTCGCCTTCGAGAACGTGCACTTCTCCTATCCCGGCGGCGCGCCCGTGCTGCGCGAGGTCACCGTGGACATCCCGCCGCGCTCGCGGGTCGCGGTGGTGGGGGAGACGGGGTCGGGCAAGACCACGTTCGCCAAGCTCCTGACCCGGCTCATGGACCCGGCCGGGGGCCGCGTCACGGTGGACGGCCACGACCTGCGCGACGTCCGCTTCTCCTCGCTGCGCGAGCGGATCGTCATGGTGCCGCAGGACGGCTTCCTGTTCGACGGGACGCTGGAGGAGAACATCCGCTACGGCAGGCCGTCGGCCACCGTCGAGGAGATCCGGCTCGCGATGACCGAGCTGGGCCTGGCCGACTGGGTGGAGGGCCTGCCCGCCGGGCTGGACACCCCCGTGGGGCAGCGCGGCGAGTCGCTCTCGGCGGGCGAGCGGCAGCTCGTCGCCCTGGCGCGGGCGTACCTGGCCGACCCCGACCTGCTCCTGCTGGACGAGGCCACCTCGGCGGTGGACCCGGCCACGGAGGTACGGCTGGCGCGGGCGCTGGAGGGCGTGACGCGGGGCCGTACGGCCGTCTCGATCGCGCACCGCCTGTCGACGGCGGAGAACGCCGACGAGGTCCTGGTCTTCGACGCGGGCCGCCTGGTGCAGCGCGGCCCGCACGCCGAACTGGTGGGGGAGCCCGGCGTGTACGCCGACCTGCACGCGTCGTGGGTCTCCGCGGCCCGCTCCTGA